The genomic stretch TGCGACCTCTCAACCGCGGGCTCGTCTGAGCCAACCAGGTGATCCCTCGACATCAGGGGGGCCCTCCTTCTGGTGCCAGAATGTTGATGCAACCAACTTTAAgtcatggcctcggggccgacgtggcttggttcgagttcggatgatgggggatcttcccGGGACGACCTTTGAGTCCACTAAGGTGGCCGGCTGCGGTGGTCTGATCGGAAaggggtcgtcgtttcctccaGGAGGGGGCTCCTCACCTGGCAATTTAGTGGGAGGCCACTGTCTTCacacctgcacataggtcgggtcgggaagctcaacccgacccctccaacgatcaagttagccGAGAGTCACAGGGGGTTTGTTAGCTAGCTTTTCTGCTTTTTTCTCCCCCCTTCTCCCTCGAAGCACGAGGGTTTTTATAGCGGGagttaccgttgcctgatgtgcctaccggcagggagcaggatcgtactcttggtagcgtctgacaccgacgttggcgtggcgtgagggatcgagcctgagtagggtgttaatgtgcctccGTCAGTGCTTCGGTCTGCGTTGGCTAGGTACTGTGAGGCATCATTTGGCCCAACTGACATCACctgagtcttatcgtaattattatcctcatcgaTCTATAGTTTGAGGTATTTCATTCTTTCTAATggcataaattaataataatatagaaACAAATCTTGACAGAAGCCCCAACTCTCTACCTATTCCACTTCCCTATCATGCTGTATTCCTACGCTTCCGAGGGAGTGATGAGTGGAAGTAGCAGTCAAACAAAGGAGATTGATCGGTTATCTAACCAGTGATCTAATTTTTGGTTGGATTTATAGTTGATTTGATTCAAATAATGTGTCACTACAATAATGGTGTCACATTTAAGAGTTAAATGACTAATACTTAGGATCTTTTATTAGGAGTTAACATATCaattaaatagtttaaaattttaatccataacaaaatataaagggctaattatatattacctcatATAATTAGTTATTCTTAGTATTTTCGTTactatactttcaaaaattattttgagattttttatttttaactatataaaattatcttttaaactctaggatcttaatattttactttcataagtatagaaatctcaatgtaatttttaaaaatataaggatcgaaATATTAAAAAGGACTAATTATAaaggataatttataatttatctaaATATATGAGCATCATATACGTCACTTAATCTAATGAATAACTCATTTGTGAacattatatatatcatttaatttaataaattacTCGTGTGAGCATCATACGACCTAATATATAACCCTAACATTGGTTTTGGAACTGTAAGTTTTTGTTTTGTCAAATTGATAATGGGAACCAAACGGTTCCAATCCtaactcatatttttttttaatttttttatataatttttaatttttataatgcCTCTCCAATTAGCTATTTATTTAATGAATGAAAAGAGTAGATTCATCATTTGTAAGGGCATTTAGGgtatttagttttttttataataagttCAGAACTGAATTGGAGCTACTGATTccaatttcaaatttcaagaaTCAGATTCCAACCATTACAATCGATTCTATTTCTGATCCAGAATAACCAAACTGTTAATCTAGTTTAATTTCAAGTTTTCGACCATTTCAGTTTCCATTCTAATCCAATATTAATCAAAGTCtagtattaaaaaaatatctaatttaaaaatataaaatatataaagataAATGGATAAATTCTTGGaaaaaaatcttatgttttgataAATTCTCATGCAAAACCCTTTTAAGTGAAAATATAATTTTGTTGATCTATCATCAGTTTGCCTCGTTCTATACCATAGCCCTCTCATCCTTACATTATTCTTACCTTTACTTTCTCATCTCTACTTTCACTACGTTGTTGGCTCTCATTGAAACTACCCTTATGTTCTTCACCCGCTATTCTACCTTTCCTCACCTCTGCAATGTTGGACTTAGCCCTTACCTCCATAAACCTTATTGGCCCTCGTTAGACTCACACTTATAGATCCCTATTGATAACTTTCAGACCCATCATTGTCTTCGTGATTCTTGTTGGACTTTGCTAAATTCACCTTTACCTTCGAGGAGATGACCAGCAGACTTACCTTGTGTGCTTCGCCCATGTCATCCTTGCCTACGGCATAGGGGACTAATAGCCCATCTGTGAAGGTAGCTAATGACCCATCTGTATAGGCGGCCAACGATAAAAGCATAAGCAAAGTAATCTACACAACaaccataaataacaaaaataactaGTAATAGAGGTACAAATGGGGGTGACATGGAGAAAGCAATAAGGTGTAAAGcacaataataaaattatcatttataaaaaaaatacttttacgaaaatttaaaaaaatgagaGCCCTCTACAAGAATTTTtctaaggatttttttttaaaattcaaccaagaaaaaaattaaaatactttttttattaaatatgtgACGTGATTGATTGACCCATCATTTGACTATGGGGCTTCATTCACccaatttttaattatttcaaaattCATATAATCAATATTTTGCAACATGCTTCCTCCCATAAATGGAGGGCAAATATGGCTATCCACGGTCCACACCTTTTACATCCACTATATCTATGTCAACTATTTACATTGAGTACACTGTGTTCCAATGCCTCATCTCTTTGAAGATAACACTATCATATTTACCTTTTGGTGAAATGTGTACCATCAGCTCGTGGATCAAATGGTGACACTATTGGGAACCCCTCGGCACGTGATCCCGGGTCCGGAACTCGGAGTCATCAACTCGTACGGCAAGACCCCGGCGCCGCACCGATTCCGCCTCGCCGGGTCGGCGTTCCGCCTCGCGATCTCCGACTCGGCCCGCCTGACCTCCGACGCGAATTCGTGGAACGCCTCCACCATCTCGCCGTCCCCCGTCCACGTGTAAGGGTCCGGTCGCTCCCCCAGGTACTCCTCGTCCACCGAGTGCGTCGACAGCGTGTCGATCACCGTCATGAACGTCGTCGCCTGAGTCAGGTTTGGCAGCGCGGACAAGAAGAACTTGGCCGGGTCAGACCGGAAGTGCTCGTACTCCGGGTCGCCCTCCACCGGGATGAGCCGGCGTAGTACCGGCGGCCGGTTCGGGATGTAGCCCCCGAGCGGGTACTGGCCGAAGTTGAGGGCCGCGTGCTGGGCCGAGCTGAGCCAGATGAGGGTGGTGAGGAAGGAGCTTAACGCGGCAGGACTCGACAGGCGCGGCCACCACGGTGCGTAGCGCTTGTCAGCGTGGCCGACATTGACGGCCTCAGCGTACCAGCTCTGGAGCTCGTAGTCGGACTGGATAGACTCGTCGTCCTGGTAGTAGGCGGCGACATAGGTCTCGACCCACGACTGGATCGCCGACCAGAGGAGGAGGCCATCGGTCGCGTACGGGTAGTCTTCGATGACGAGCCTCAGGCCAAGCGGTTGCGTCGGATCCTCCACCGCCATGCCTCTGTCATCAACACGACGACAAAGACAAGAAATCTTTAGCTAATGTTTCTTCTCTGTAGTTATTAGCGAGTTAATGAGTTCATTGTTGCTGAAGTAACGATGAAACGCTACACTTGCCTTCTGATGAGATCCGCAGGGAGTCCTTCCTGATCGAAGCGCCAATGGTTGCGGTACGCGGCCGCACTGATCTCCATGCAAACAGGACCAGGAGTGAAGCCGGACTCGATCACTCCGCCACCATTGATGAGGATTTGGCGAGCCAGGGCATTCACCTCCAATGTGTATCTCATGTGGGGCTTCAGTAGCTTGAAGATGGGATGCATCGCACTCAGTTGTCGATGAGCTGCCAATATGAATGGCTCTATGCACGCGTGTGTCTTCAACCTACAAGAAAAGCCACATGGCCGCATGTCATTCTCTGTCCATTGCGTATCCATCAAAGGCAATGATCAGCGACCGCAGACTTACCAATGATTGACGAGCTGGTGAACGCCGGCGTCGTTGGAGCAGACGTGTGCCTTGGCGAGCTGCCACAGCCAATTGCTTGTAGCATCGGTTGGCGGGGTAAGGACACGCTTCGCCCGAGCGTCGCCGGGTCTCACGGGTGGCAGACTCAGCTCGATGGCGATCGGCTTAAGAGTTCCCGACTCCGTGAGCAAGAAGATGGTGCGGGTGCCGTAGGCTTTTCGCCCATCTTGCGCATTGATCCGATCAAGGAAAGGGAGGTACACATCATGGAAGTCTAACATGAATAGCTTGTTCGCCTCCACTGCCTATTGCAGATGTTTCAGTACCCAAAGGATGACATTTTTGATTCAGCAACATTTGAACAAGTAGGAGATACCTGTTGCAGAGACATGCCATTAAGATGGCTGATGATGTGTTCTTCTTTGATGGCGGATTCAGGTGGACCATAGATATCGGGGTCTAGCTTACTCACAGGAGGAAACACCTACAAGAATCATTGTTCACTGAGGGTCTTTTCTCCACAGGTTTGCAGCATATAAATGGATGAAACCTTTGCCAAGGGATGCATGGGATTACCTGAAGCCTTTCTATGTTGACAGGGTTGATGCCTGCTACAACTTGACGGGCGAACTCGTCGTCGCGCAGCCATGCGAACTTGTCCTCTGTTGGATGAGTGCCAAAGAGAGAACCAAGGATCAACAGATAGAACTAGAGAAGAAACAGTATTCATCATGGCGCTGAAGGCGTTGAGCGTGCTTACTTGTGATGATGTGGGGCGTATCGTATCGGAGGTGGCCCTCGGTGGACTCTTCAATCTTGGAAACGAGTGGGATCTTGTGGAAGAGCTGATCCTGCAAGGTCTGTTTCAAGCGAAGGCCTTCCTTGAAGAGGTTGTCCACCTCATGGAAGGCCTTGAAGTCATGGCTCTCCGGGGAGAAGGAAGCGACAAGCAGGGGCACGAGGTTGTGGAGCACTGCCTTTTGAGCCCCTGCTGTTAGCATCGCCTGCTTGCCCTCCTCGAACCGCTCATCACGGGGCACGTACATGGGCAGCGGATCCTCCACCCTGCTCTCGACGTGCCTATCTGCAAACGATAACGTCGAACACATACGAAATAAGTGATGTTCTCTTCGCGCACTGTTTAGATTATTGAAGGAATCGCACGGCCAAACACTGAGGTTGGTGGTGACGAAGTTTCAGGACCAATGACAGGTTCAAATCCAGTTCAAGTTGTAATCAGAGAATTAATGGTGTCTGCACAGATTGGTACTGTTTCCAACTTTGAGCTTTTCTTAATTAATGGAGTACTACGGAGTTTACCTGTGATTGTTGGGGGTCTCCATGTCCTCAATCTCCTCGGGTAAGGCATCTGCTCGCCTCCAAGGGTTGGCCTGACAAAATCGATCCCTCTGTCGGGGTTGCCCAAGTCGTTGTACGTGTCGTAATCGTAGATTCTGTCGGTGAGCTTCCTCTCGCCCTTGCCATCCCCCCTCAGCTCCTTCAGCTCCTGCTGCCTCAGCTCCCGCAGCCCTGGCGGCGTCTGTGATGGCAGATAAGGCTAACATAAAGGAAACAGCCAAAAGATGCTGTCAGTAAGCACGTGTTGATGGTTGGAAGTGTTGTGTTCGACAAAGCCTTGCAATCATGGATGAATGGGGGGACCTTGTTGCTGAAGAAGACCCTCTTGAGGGGGTGGATTCTGGTGGGCTGGACCCAAGAATTGCAGGGGAAGTGGACGGGGCCGCAGGCGAAGCCCTCGACGACGATGCTCTCCAAGAAGAACTCCCTCTGATGCCGGTTGAGCACCGTGATCGCTCCGGGCTCGCCGAAGCTGGAGTCCACCGTGAACTCCGCCGTGTAAACCACCCGCTCCGCCTTGGTCTTCTTCTTCTCGAACCATCCCCTCAGCGCCGCGCTGTTACTGGCCTTGGGCTTCCTCGTTCCTTTGGACATCAGATCGAATTAGATTCCAAAACGAACGAAACAATTAATTCAAACTGCCGGAAACAAGAGAAAGATGGAGAGTAGCCTACTCAAATCGATCTCGGCGCTGACGAGCTCCAACACCACATTCCTTCCGATCCTATCGGAGAAAGCATCGAGCTGGTTGGCGACCGTGGCCATAAgatcctccttcttcttcctcctcaccgTTACCGCCGCCCGTACCTTAAACCTCACGGGCCTCTCTTCCGTCTCAACCCTCACGAACCTCTCCGTAAGTATCGCTGCAGACACCGGAGGTCGCACTACTCTCCCGGCCGCGCTACTCCTCTTCTTCAAAGGGAAGCAAGCCGGGGAGAGGAAGAGCCTGCTCTGTTCGCCTCCTCGAAGCAGCGGCGACCTCGAAGAAGGAAGGAGAGGAGTCCTTTGGAGCAACGAAGAGGCCAAGATCTCCATGGCAGTCGCCATTTAATGTCTTCTCCCTCCCACAAGGCGAACCTTATCGATGGGAGCAGTGCAGGATTCGGCACTCCTTTTTATCTCTTTACCTCCTCTCCGTTTCTGTCAGAGACGCCTGAGGAAGGACAGGGGAGGTGAGAAGAGAACATTTATAAGGGGAGGAAAGGGTACAACAGGGAATTCAACATAGTTTGCACGCTAGCGCGTCGCCCACATTATTCTGCGCTCACAATAAAGAAGGGGAAATGGCAGCTTCGCGGCATCGTCGTCCGTTGAAATCGTTGGGGGCAACTGCTCATGCCCCTCGAAATACCAATTTAGCCCCTACAataaaacaaaaggaggaaaacaatatCAGTGCTGCATTTTCCACCGTCCATTCCATCAGTACAACCCCAAAACCagctttataattaaaaaaaaaagtcaaaaatatttttttcacagaaaaataaatttattatttcaaaATCTTAAAACAACCTCCCTTTATCTAACCTCACATTaagtataattttatttttagaaatatcTTTTGAGATTTTATACAACAATGATAACAAAAGTGGATCTTATCTTATCTTATCATATGATGATGAAACTGAAAAAGacgaaaaaataatatataacttGTGCCTCGATAAAAGATCACAAAAAACCTAAAATCTCAAAAACTTGTGCCAATACTAACTAATGTGGATCTTATTATGCCAATAATGACAAATTAGTAATGTGGATCTTATCACCATGATAGTAATTACTAATTACTAGTGTGGAACATGGTTAATGAGGCTTCACCTATGTCTTGCCTGAAACATAGTGACTCACATTATTACGACGTGCAAGATCTAGAATAAtactaagaaaaataataatatcccAATGATTGGGGAACAGTACATGTGGTGTGGCCGTGTTCTTCGCTGGCGGTCGTGCCTTGTATAATGGAAGAATTCGAAGCAAAATCTAGTGATGGCGACGGAGAGATTCCATGATTTTATTAGCTACCTTATCTATTAAAtggaaaataataaattaattagcGGTAGAAAAATATCTAATGAAGTGTATGCTAACAACTTTAACATAATCATCGATGCTTGTCGAAGGAGAAGATGGCAatcttttatatcgaatgatcgcGAGGTGCTATGAAAGATTAGATATGATAGCggatattaaatttatttgatatgtTTAAATCAAGCTTAGTATctgatttgttaaaaaaatataataaaatcaaatccgGGTTTACATTTTAGTATTTGAGTAGTTGACGGAATATTAGTAGAGAGAAGTTGATAGGTATCTTTCCCTTGTTAAATAATAATGGATATATATTTTTAGGGACATCAGTAGTTGACTTGCTTGAGATTGGAATTGTACTTATATTTGGATATTGGTTTGTAGTGAGATTTTATTTTGAGTTTAgagatatttttaattaaattcaaATCTTAATATGATCAtaattatgaaaaaatatttgatCAACATATCTTAAAACTTTTATTAACATCATTGCATATTGTAAGTGTCCAATCCTAAGCCACTTTAGAGAATACTTTTTGTTTGGTTCGTAAATGTCATAGATTTAATTGAAATTATTTAAGATGTAAATGACAGTAGTCCATAAAGGATTAGTCAAAttattatatgtgtatatacaagaAAGAATTTGAAAGAGAAAATATACCATCATAATCTAGCAACGATCATTTAGTTGAGCGTCGAATCATTTGTAAGTAATTAGAAAACTAAAATATTAGTTATATCACATATAAAAGATTAAACTAATAAATAAAACATGATTTATATGAATATgaggaaataaataaaaataatttaactaaAATATTAGTTATATCtcgtcttaatttttttttatcaataacataatttatacttttacatctttaataaaaatatgatgttgatgatgaataTGCCTAAATTTACAGTCAGTGTGAAATTATTCCTGAGATATAAATGTGTTATCCCTTTAAATTCTAGACGAATTCATCTCTTACGAACCAAAGCATACTACCGACCATACTTTTGGGCCACGTGCCACGATTAACTCGTTCCTCACAACATGTTATTATTGGCCAACCAAATGGAAGAAAACGATTATATACAGTAGCTTTACAAGCACGTGGCGGCGGCGGTGTTCCATTCACACGTGCTGAGATGGTGGAAGGTTCGTCGCCAAATGGTTCGGATCGGCGGCGGCCGGTTTAACGCGTACAAACGGTTCGACACCGTGTTATCCGTTTTCGACGGAGATCCGCGTTGACCGGaatccgccgcacgtggccccctCCTCTCCAACGTCCAACGTCAATAAtcgaaattaaataaatattttataattaatttaggtGCTATTATTTTGATTAGTTAATTTcgcataaaaatatttaattacaaTTATTTGTctcatatatgtgtatgtatttaTACCACCCAGGCAGATCATAAGGCCAGCTGAAATGAAATCGGTGGAGCAAAATAAGACAACAAGCTCTTCACTCTCGGTGTAATTTATTGCTACAATAAAGTAGTTGATTGAGAGCTTTGTTCTCCACCCTTTTTGACTTACTAATCCTTCACTAGAACAGTAGATTTTTGGTCTACATCACAGGAATGGAGAAAACATCGAATTTTCTAGCTTTCTATCCTCTTTCCTCATCAGCATCCGACCCGTTGTTTAGAAGCAGAAGATGGAAGTAAACAATTCTTTAAGTTGGGCGGTGGAGATAAGAAAGGAAGACCAAAACTTCGTGAGGCAGAAAggaacaaagaagaaaaaggaggagattgcagCACCGGCCTTCCTTTTCAAGGGCGAAAAAGTTGCAGACGAGGAGAAAAGAGCATCTTCGTCTCCGTCCTCACGTGGAGGAAGACGCAGCAGAAACCAGCTGCCATGGAAGAATAATGAGCAGCTTTTCCCTGAGATGTTTGGGAATTGACAAGCTGTAGACTTAGAACTCCACGATCTCACTGAACCTTCAAGTACAGCTTTCGTTCGCCATCGACGAGTCGCTGTGGACATGTGGGGATGCTTACTTTTGCAACGGTGACGTATTTTGACTACAAGGATTTCGGTGATGCGTGATGTTTCGGCTCCCTTTTTTATTCTTAAAGAGGCTGCAACGAGCAACACGAGCCTTCGAAAGATGAAGCAAGCATCGCTGTTACCTCAGCCTGAGAGCAACTCCAACTAGTCGTCAGGATGTTAGTCATATAGTATTAATTGAGATTAGCGCACAAGGTGAGGATGTAAAATGATGTCATGTTGACAAGAAACACGATAGTAGATAAAAACGTTTATGATCAATCTCATCATTTTTAAGAGGGTAGAGTGTCCCATGAgattatactaaaaatattatcaacTTGAATCTACGAATCCATTTCATGGAGAAACTTAAAAGGTTCAATCAATCAACAGCATCAAATGAATCACCTACGCAAGGTAGACTTGCCCTATTGTCTAACTAGAGTTCGACGCGATCGAAATTATTAGGGTTGTATGCTGTGAAACCAAACACGTCTCATCTAGGAAGACCACACATCTCATACACCCCACAAATAGGTGAAACATTGTAATCAACAGCAGCTTCTGCAGGGCACAAAGCCATCTGATGAGAACACATTATTGCTCGGTGCTACTCCTAATTAAGCAGACACCAAACCTTCATGATGTGGTGATCGATCGAGCCTTGTCATATATAGCCACCGTCTCCTTTCAGCTAACCATCTGTGTGGCACAGATCTCAGCTTTGTACATCAAGTTACACAGTGATCCGACCTTCCTTTTCATGGCCTGTCACATGGGCTGCAACAGTGACCTACGTGAGAGATGAGATGATGCGTGTGATCATGAGTCCTCTCTATGTGTATAGTTGTAGCAGCATGGATAGGTAACCTAATTTGTTTGAATTTTTGGAACTATATGGACTTGCATTTGTCCACTTGATA from Musa acuminata AAA Group cultivar baxijiao chromosome BXJ1-3, Cavendish_Baxijiao_AAA, whole genome shotgun sequence encodes the following:
- the LOC135618559 gene encoding putative lipoxygenase 5, which encodes MATAMEILASSLLQRTPLLPSSRSPLLRGGEQSRLFLSPACFPLKKRSSAAGRVVRPPVSAAILTERFVRVETEERPVRFKVRAAVTVRRKKKEDLMATVANQLDAFSDRIGRNVVLELVSAEIDLRTRKPKASNSAALRGWFEKKKTKAERVVYTAEFTVDSSFGEPGAITVLNRHQREFFLESIVVEGFACGPVHFPCNSWVQPTRIHPLKRVFFSNKPYLPSQTPPGLRELRQQELKELRGDGKGERKLTDRIYDYDTYNDLGNPDRGIDFVRPTLGGEQMPYPRRLRTWRPPTITDRHVESRVEDPLPMYVPRDERFEEGKQAMLTAGAQKAVLHNLVPLLVASFSPESHDFKAFHEVDNLFKEGLRLKQTLQDQLFHKIPLVSKIEESTEGHLRYDTPHIITKDKFAWLRDDEFARQVVAGINPVNIERLQVFPPVSKLDPDIYGPPESAIKEEHIISHLNGMSLQQAVEANKLFMLDFHDVYLPFLDRINAQDGRKAYGTRTIFLLTESGTLKPIAIELSLPPVRPGDARAKRVLTPPTDATSNWLWQLAKAHVCSNDAGVHQLVNHWLKTHACIEPFILAAHRQLSAMHPIFKLLKPHMRYTLEVNALARQILINGGGVIESGFTPGPVCMEISAAAYRNHWRFDQEGLPADLIRRGMAVEDPTQPLGLRLVIEDYPYATDGLLLWSAIQSWVETYVAAYYQDDESIQSDYELQSWYAEAVNVGHADKRYAPWWPRLSSPAALSSFLTTLIWLSSAQHAALNFGQYPLGGYIPNRPPVLRRLIPVEGDPEYEHFRSDPAKFFLSALPNLTQATTFMTVIDTLSTHSVDEEYLGERPDPYTWTGDGEMVEAFHEFASEVRRAESEIARRNADPARRNRCGAGVLPYELMTPSSGPGITCRGVPNSVTI